The Pradoshia eiseniae DNA segment GCGGCCTTCTGAAAGGGCGGCTTGATTCATTTTTCGATGTGGTCGTGACTCTTGATGATGTCAAGAATCCGAAGCCGGATCCGGAGCCAATTGAGCTTGCCTTGAAGTTAATTGGTTCATCTGCTGAGGAAACCATCATGGTTGGTGACAATAGCCATGATATCCTGGCGGGGAAGAACGCAGGCACCAAAACGGCAGGAGTAGCATGGGCATTAAAGGGAAGAGATTATCTCGAGCAATATGGCCCCGACTATATGCTTGAAAATATGCGTGATCTCTTGAAAATTGTTGAATCATGAGAAGGACAAAGCGTTATCCACTGAAGGGTGGGGGCAACTCATTATGGCATGTGTATAAGACCGTCTCATTCTGGAAGGTGTTTCGTAATGTCCTTGTTCTCATGATTGCGCGCTTTACCCCTTTCATGCGTTTGAAAAACTGGCTGTACCGTACTTTTACGGGAATGAAGATCGGTGATCAAACATCCATCGCCTTCATGGTCATGCCGGATATCATGTATCCCGAGATGATTAAGATTGGACGTAACTCAATCATTGGCTATAATTCCACGATACTTGCTCATGAGTATTTGATAACCGAGTATCGTCTTGGGGAGGTCGAGATTGGCGATGAGGTGATGATTGGCGCTAATTCAACGATTCTCCCTGGAGTGAGCATAGGGGATGGTGCCATCGTATCAGCCGGAACACTCGTTCATCGTGATGTTCCAGCAGGGGCCTTTGTCGGCGGCAATCCAATGAGGATCATCTATACAGCAGAAGAAATGAAGATGCGACAGAAAGAGACAAGTCCTTTTTAGGGGTTTGTCTCTTTTTCATCTATACTATTATTAAGGGATAATACTTCTTAGGGAGGTGAACGGACAGATGAAACAGAAAATTTTAATCATAGAGGATGAGCCTCAGCTTGCTAGACTTTTGCAGCTTGAATTGCAATTTGAAGAGTTTGAATCAGCCATTGCCCATACTGGGCGCGAGGGTCTAGATATGTTCCAGAAAGGCTCCTACGACCTTATCCTGCTTGATGTCATGCTGCCTGAAATGAATGGTCTTGAGGTGCTGGCGAATATTCGAGCTTCTTCGCTTGTCCCAGTGATATTATTGACAGCTAAAAGCGATGTGAAGGACAAGGTCGAAGGGCTGAACCTTGGGGCGAATGATTATGTCACTAAACCATTTGAGTTTGAGGAATTGCTTGCACGTATACGTGTGAACTTGCGCTTCCATTCTTCTGTGCCAGTTCCTGATTCTAAAGCACCCCATGAATGCTGTCTGGGCTCAATCCATGTCAATATTGACAGCCATGTTGTCAAACAGAATGGAAAGGTGATTGAACTGACGCCAAGAGAATTCGATTTGCTGGTTCATTTTATGCGGAATAAAAATATCGTCCAATCGAGAGAACAAATCCTTGATGCGGTTTGGGGGTTTGATTATTACGGCGATACGAATGTCGTTGATGTATACGTTCGCTATCTCCGTCAAAAATTAGGGGATTCGATCATCCGAACCGTCAGAAGCGTCGGGTATGTGATGAAGGAGGAGTAGACGGTGAAATTACAAACAAGAATCAATCTATTATCGACTGTCCTGACTCTTTTTATCTTCCTCATCAGCTTCACCGGTATTTATTATTTGTACAAATATCTCGCCTACGACACAGAATATCACAGGCTTCAGATGGATGGCGATGAAATGCTAGCGGCCATTAGTGAGCTTGAGAGCGCGGCGAATATTGATACGCTCCTGCGCTCCTACATCCCGCAAAATGGAATGATCTACATTAAGGATGAGAAGGACGAAGCCATTCTCCGTCTTCAAGCTACATCCACGGCGGATAAGATGGAGTATGCCATTGAGGAAGGAGGCAAGTATACCGTTTCAGAGTGGGAGGGAGAGCTTGTGATGGCTGTCCGCTATCCGATGGTCTGGCCGGATCAATCGGTCGTGGATGTTCATCTTGTTCAGCCGCTGCAAGAGGTATCCGCTAATATGGCTATCTTGAAATGGATATTGATTCTGATTACGCTGCTTGCCATCATTCCTATTTATTTGGCAAGCCAATTGCTCGTGCGGCTGATTGTTCTCCCGATTCAAAGGCTGACAAGCACGATGAGACGGAATATCTCCCAGGCCAGATACGATAAACTGGAGGCTCCAGACGATAAAAAAGGTGAAATCGCGGAGATGACCTATACGTATAATTCGCTCATGGATAAGCTTAAGGACAGCTATAATAAGCAGCAGCAATTCGTCGGTAATGCCTCCCATGAACTGAAAACACCTCTCACGATTATAGAATCCTACGCAAAGCTTTTGAAGAGAAGGGGATTTGAGAATGAAGAAATCAACCGTGAGGCATTAGAGGCTATCACCTCGCAAACTGCCCAAATGAAGGTGATGATGGAGCAAATGCTTGAACTTGCTAGGGCGAATGAAACCTTGCAGCTAAAATGGGAAACAATCACCACGACGGAACTGTTAACAAGCATTATCGAAAGTTATCGGAAGGCTTACAAAAGAGAAGTCAACCTGTATGGTGAGGTGTTTACCTTCAAGACGGATGTATCCAAGCTTAGGCAGATCATCTTCATTCTGCTCGATAATGCCCGTCAATACAGTGAGGGAAAGATTGATATCACGGTCATGAATGGCACAGGGATTACTATCCAAGTGTGTGATTACGGAATCGGAATCAAGGAGGAGGATATTCCCTACATATTTGACCGCTTCTATCGCGTGAACAAGGACCGGAATCGCCAAACAGGCGGCACTGGACTAGGACTCGCGATTGCAAAGGACTTTGCGGAGCTGCTTGGCGGGACGATAACGGTTGAAAGCAAGATTGGGGAAGGAACACTCTTTACGATTATGCTGCCAAAGGGGGAGGAGTCGAATGAGTAAAAAGCATCTCTGGATAATGCCTGCTCTGCTCCTTATTTGCATCATACTCTGTGCGGTTTATGCCTATAATCAAATCATCTCGAAGACGACCTTTGGAGAAGCCGAGATTAAAAACAGAGTGTCTTCTCTCTATAATGGGGAGATACAAGCGATTGCCAAAAAGAAGAACCAATATGAGGTCACCTTCAGGAAGAACGACTTTATTTATCAAGTGCTCGTTAATGAAGAAGAGGGAACGTTCAGTGATTTAAAGGTCATCAAAGAGGGAGCTAAGGAAGAAATAGATACGCCAGAAGAATCACCAGCCGAACAGGACGAACTTAAGCCTCTGACGAAGGAGGAAGTGGTCAAGATTGCGCGCTCTCAATTTGAGGGATCCGTTGATGACGTTGAGTTCATCGCCACAGATGACGGCGGTTATTATAATGTCGATTTGGAAAATCAGGAGGATGAGGCCACCCTGCAAATTCATGCGCTGACAGGCGAAATCATTACAATCACGTATGATGACTAACATTCTTAGCAAATTCTAATCTTTAGAATCCCTTTCTCATGAAACTCTAATCTTTCTCTAATTTACGTTTAATGTTGCGGTTATACAATACAAGTAAGTTAAAGAATGAAGGAGAGAGATAATCATGAAGAAATTATTGATCGGGTTAACCATTTCAGCCGCTGTATTTGGAGGCTTTGTCCTAGCGCAATCCATGAATTCTGGATCTGCCGCGAAGCAGGAAGCTGCCAGCACGAGACTGATCACAGCACAGGAAGCGAA contains these protein-coding regions:
- a CDS encoding PepSY domain-containing protein encodes the protein MSKKHLWIMPALLLICIILCAVYAYNQIISKTTFGEAEIKNRVSSLYNGEIQAIAKKKNQYEVTFRKNDFIYQVLVNEEEGTFSDLKVIKEGAKEEIDTPEESPAEQDELKPLTKEEVVKIARSQFEGSVDDVEFIATDDGGYYNVDLENQEDEATLQIHALTGEIITITYDD
- a CDS encoding response regulator transcription factor — translated: MKQKILIIEDEPQLARLLQLELQFEEFESAIAHTGREGLDMFQKGSYDLILLDVMLPEMNGLEVLANIRASSLVPVILLTAKSDVKDKVEGLNLGANDYVTKPFEFEELLARIRVNLRFHSSVPVPDSKAPHECCLGSIHVNIDSHVVKQNGKVIELTPREFDLLVHFMRNKNIVQSREQILDAVWGFDYYGDTNVVDVYVRYLRQKLGDSIIRTVRSVGYVMKEE
- a CDS encoding sensor histidine kinase, encoding MKLQTRINLLSTVLTLFIFLISFTGIYYLYKYLAYDTEYHRLQMDGDEMLAAISELESAANIDTLLRSYIPQNGMIYIKDEKDEAILRLQATSTADKMEYAIEEGGKYTVSEWEGELVMAVRYPMVWPDQSVVDVHLVQPLQEVSANMAILKWILILITLLAIIPIYLASQLLVRLIVLPIQRLTSTMRRNISQARYDKLEAPDDKKGEIAEMTYTYNSLMDKLKDSYNKQQQFVGNASHELKTPLTIIESYAKLLKRRGFENEEINREALEAITSQTAQMKVMMEQMLELARANETLQLKWETITTTELLTSIIESYRKAYKREVNLYGEVFTFKTDVSKLRQIIFILLDNARQYSEGKIDITVMNGTGITIQVCDYGIGIKEEDIPYIFDRFYRVNKDRNRQTGGTGLGLAIAKDFAELLGGTITVESKIGEGTLFTIMLPKGEESNE
- a CDS encoding acyltransferase → MRRTKRYPLKGGGNSLWHVYKTVSFWKVFRNVLVLMIARFTPFMRLKNWLYRTFTGMKIGDQTSIAFMVMPDIMYPEMIKIGRNSIIGYNSTILAHEYLITEYRLGEVEIGDEVMIGANSTILPGVSIGDGAIVSAGTLVHRDVPAGAFVGGNPMRIIYTAEEMKMRQKETSPF